The following coding sequences lie in one Arachis hypogaea cultivar Tifrunner chromosome 4, arahy.Tifrunner.gnm2.J5K5, whole genome shotgun sequence genomic window:
- the LOC112797599 gene encoding AP2-like ethylene-responsive transcription factor BBM2: protein MASMNLLGFSLSPQEQHTTTTHHHHQTRFGLFNPTAQDDVTAADDGNCFDLTPSTHAATTLNLPPFPIYQEPFNNHHHLSTHQDWKENNYINQNLLLETSCNNNNNVDNNHHHHHQQPKLENFLGGHSFADHHHDYGANSSGDYLFQNCSHPEVTAGGGEGSAGGGGGSTNSIGLSMIKTWLRNQPLHHHHSSENKETMIASSNNTTAPTTQTLSLSMSTGSQSLPLLPPTNNNNVSVAVAGGSSSTGAVENGSIVENNNVTKKSIDTFGQRTSIYRGVTRHRWTGRYEAHLWDNSCRREGQTRKGRQVYLGGYDKEEKAARAYDLAALKYWGTTTTTNFPISQYEKELEEMKHMTRQEYVASLRRKSSGFSRGASIYRGVTRHHQHGRWQARIGRVAGNKDLYLGTFSTQEEAAEAYDIAAIKFRGLNAVTNFDMNRYDVKSILESSTLPIGGAAKRLKDMDNGDLINVDNSVHQRQHQEDHSNNINSHSLTDGINNFVTAAAATHHGGWPASLAFHHYPANYGSSSSSSQRFWCKQEQDSSDQNNVSHNFHQEIHPLQLGGSTHNFFQHGIMTLDHSASMDNNNSSGSSSVVYGGGGGGGDVNGYVFQMGAVIGNDNNEIKGLGYESVFGSEAYNQTHGRHLYYQQQSSTMDHNNNGAVVVKGSPYDHHHHHGGGSNNWVPTAIPTLAASRGLCHGAPPFTLLHE from the exons atggcTTCAATGAACTTGCTGggtttctctctctcccctcaaGAGCAACACACTACTactactcatcatcatcatcaaactcgTTTTGGGCTATTCAATCCCACTGCACAAGATGATGTAACTGCTGCTGATGATGGAAACTGCTTCGATCTCACTCCTTCCACTCATGCCGCTACTACTCTCAACCTCCCTCCTTTTCCCATCTATCAAGAACCCttcaacaatcatcatcatctttcTACTCATCAAG ATTGGAAGGAGAATAACTACATCAACCAAAACCTGCTATTAGAAACTTCatgcaacaacaataacaatgtcgacaacaaccaccaccaccatcaccaacaACCCAAGCTCGAGAACTTCCTCGGTGGACACTCCTTCGCCGATCATCATCACGATTACGGTGCCAACTCATCAGGAGACTACCTCTTCCAAAACTGCTCTCACCCGGAAGTTACAGCAGGAGGAGGAGAAGGCTCCGCCGGCGGCGGCGGTGGAAGCACAAACTCAATAGGGTTGTCAATGATAAAAACATGGCTAAGGAACCAACCACTTCATCATCATCACTCATCAGAAAACAAAGAAACCATGATTGCATCTTCAAATAATACTACTGCACCAACAACTCAAACCTTGTCGCTTTCTATGAGTACTGGCTCACAATCTCTCCCGCTATTACCacctactaataataataatgttagtgTTGCCG TAGCAGGAGGGTCTTCATCAACGGGAGCAGTTGAAAATGGAAGCATTGTTGAGAATAACAATGTGACCAAAAAATCCATTGACACTTTTGGACAAAGAACTTCCATTTACCGTGGTGTAACAag gcaTAGGTGGACAGGGAGATATGAAGCTCATTTGTGGGATAATAGTTGTAGAAGAGAGGGACAGACTCGCAAAGGGAGGCAAG TTTACCTGG GAGGTTATGATAAAGAGGAAAAAGCAGCTAGAGCCTATGATTTAGCAGCCCTAAAATACTGGggaaccacaacaacaacaaattttccg ATTAGTCAATATGAAAAAGAATTAGAAGAAATGAAGCACATGACAAGACAAGAGTACGTTGCGTCATTGAGAAG GAAGAGTAGTGGATTTTCTCGTGGTGCATCCATTTATCGTGGAGTAACAAG GCATCATCAACATGGTAGATGGCAAGCTCGGATTGGAAGAGTTGCAGGCAACAAAGATCTTTATCTAGGAACTTTTA GCACTCAGGAAGAGGCAGCAGAAGCATATGACATAGCAGCCATAAAGTTCCGAGGTTTGAATGCAGTTACAAACTTTGACATGAACAGATACGATGTGAAGAGCATACTAGAGAGCAGCACCTTGCCCATTGGTGGCGCCGCCAAGAGGTTGAAGGACATGGACAATGGAGACCTAATTAATGTAGACAATAGTGTTCACCAAAGACAACACCAAGAAGATCACAGCAACAACATCAATTCTCATTCTCTAACTGATGGAATCAACAACTTTGTAACTGCGGCGGCTGCCACCCATCATGGTGGTTGGCCTGCTTCCCTTGCATTCCATCACTACCCTGCTAACTATggatcttcatcatcatcatcacaaagGTTCTGGTGCAAGCAAGAGCAAGATTCTTCTGATCAAAACAATGTGTCTCACAATTTTCATCAAGAGATTCATCCTTTGCAACTAGGGGGTAGTACCCACAATTTCTTTCAGCATGGTATCATGACATTGGATCATTCTGCTTCCATGGATAACAATAACAGCTCTGGATCAAGTTCTGTGGTTTAtggtgggggtggtggtggtggtgatgtcaACGGTTATGTGTTTCAAATGGGTGCTGTTATTGGCAATGATAACAATGAAATCAAGGGACTTGGCTATGAAAGTGTTTTTGGCAGTGAGGCATATAATCAAACACATGGAAGGCATCTGTATTATCAGCAACAATCATCAACAATGGATCATAACAATAATGGAGCTGTAGTAGTTAAGGGTAGCCCatatgatcatcatcatcatcatggtgGTGGTTCCAACAATTGGGTTCCAACTGCAATACCCACTCTTGCAGCATCAAGGGGTCTCTGCCATGGGGCTCCACCATTCACATTATtgcatgaatga